A single genomic interval of Piliocolobus tephrosceles isolate RC106 chromosome 7, ASM277652v3, whole genome shotgun sequence harbors:
- the GEM gene encoding GTP-binding protein GEM isoform X1, translated as MTLNVTMRQGTVGMQPQQQRWSIPADGRHLMVQKEPHQYSHRNRHSAAPEDHCRRSWSSDSTDSVISSESGNTYYRVVLIGEQGVGKSTLANIFAGVHDSMDSDCEVLGEDTYERTLMVDGESATIILLDMWENKGENEWLHDHCMQVGDAYLIVYSITDRASFEKASELRIQLRRARQTEDIPIILVGNKSDLVRCREVSVSEGRACAVVFDCKFIETSAAVQHNVKELFEGIVRQVRLRRDSKEKNERRLAYQKRKESMPRKARRFWGKIVAKNNKNMAFKLKSKSCHDLSVL; from the exons ATGACTCTGAATGTCACCATGCGCCAGGGCACTGTGGGCATGCAGCCGCAGCAGCAGCGCTGGAGCATCCCAGCCGATGGCAGGCATCTGATGGTCCAGAAAGAGCCCCACCAGTACAGCCACCGCAACCGCCATTCTGCTGCCCCTGAGGACCACTGCCGCCGAAGCTGGTCCTCTGACTCCACAGACTCAGTCATCTCCTCTGAGTCAGGGAACACCTACTACCGAGTGGTGCTCATAGGGGAGCAGGGGGTGGGCAAGTCCACTCTGGCCAACATCTTTGCAGGTGTGCATGACAGCATGGACAGCGACTGCGAGGTGCTGGGAG aaGATACATATGAACGAACCCTGATGGTTGATGGGGAAAGTGCAACAATTATACTCCTGGATATGTGGGAAAATAAG GGGGAAAATGAATGGCTCCACGACCACTGCATGCAGGTCGGGGACGCATACCTGATTGTCTACTCAATCACAGACCGAGCGAGCTTTGAGAAGGCCTCTGAGCTGCGAATTCAGCTTCGCAGGGCCCGGCAGACAGAGGACATTCCCATAATTTTGGTTGGCAACAAAAGTGACTTAGTGCGGTGCCGGGAAGTGTCTGTATCAG aaGGGAGAGCCTGTGCAGTGGTGTTTGACTGCAAGTTCATCGAGACCTCCGCAGCTGTCCAGCACAACGTGAAGGAGCTGTTTGAAGGCATTGTGCGGCAGGTGCGCCTCCGGCGGGACAGCAAGGAGAAGAACGAGCGGCGATTGGCCTaccagaaaaggaaggagagcatGCCCAGGAAAGCCAGGCGCTTCTGGGGCAAGATCGTGGCCAAAAACAACAAGAATATGGCCTTCAAGCTCAAGTCCAAATCCTGCCATGACCTCTCTGTACTCTAG
- the GEM gene encoding GTP-binding protein GEM isoform X2 produces the protein MTLNVTMRQGTVGMQPQQQRWSIPADGRHLMVQKEPHQYSHRNRHSAAPEDHCRRSWSSDSTDSVISSESGNTYYRVVLIGEQGVGKSTLANIFAGVHDSMDSDCEVLGEDTYERTLMVDGESATIILLDMWENKGENEWLHDHCMQVGDAYLIVYSITDRASFEKASELRIQLRRARQTEDIPIILVGNKSDLVRCREVSVSGRACAVVFDCKFIETSAAVQHNVKELFEGIVRQVRLRRDSKEKNERRLAYQKRKESMPRKARRFWGKIVAKNNKNMAFKLKSKSCHDLSVL, from the exons ATGACTCTGAATGTCACCATGCGCCAGGGCACTGTGGGCATGCAGCCGCAGCAGCAGCGCTGGAGCATCCCAGCCGATGGCAGGCATCTGATGGTCCAGAAAGAGCCCCACCAGTACAGCCACCGCAACCGCCATTCTGCTGCCCCTGAGGACCACTGCCGCCGAAGCTGGTCCTCTGACTCCACAGACTCAGTCATCTCCTCTGAGTCAGGGAACACCTACTACCGAGTGGTGCTCATAGGGGAGCAGGGGGTGGGCAAGTCCACTCTGGCCAACATCTTTGCAGGTGTGCATGACAGCATGGACAGCGACTGCGAGGTGCTGGGAG aaGATACATATGAACGAACCCTGATGGTTGATGGGGAAAGTGCAACAATTATACTCCTGGATATGTGGGAAAATAAG GGGGAAAATGAATGGCTCCACGACCACTGCATGCAGGTCGGGGACGCATACCTGATTGTCTACTCAATCACAGACCGAGCGAGCTTTGAGAAGGCCTCTGAGCTGCGAATTCAGCTTCGCAGGGCCCGGCAGACAGAGGACATTCCCATAATTTTGGTTGGCAACAAAAGTGACTTAGTGCGGTGCCGGGAAGTGTCTGTATCAG GGAGAGCCTGTGCAGTGGTGTTTGACTGCAAGTTCATCGAGACCTCCGCAGCTGTCCAGCACAACGTGAAGGAGCTGTTTGAAGGCATTGTGCGGCAGGTGCGCCTCCGGCGGGACAGCAAGGAGAAGAACGAGCGGCGATTGGCCTaccagaaaaggaaggagagcatGCCCAGGAAAGCCAGGCGCTTCTGGGGCAAGATCGTGGCCAAAAACAACAAGAATATGGCCTTCAAGCTCAAGTCCAAATCCTGCCATGACCTCTCTGTACTCTAG